In a single window of the Flavobacterium sp. W4I14 genome:
- a CDS encoding peptide/nickel transport system permease protein (product_source=KO:K02033; cath_funfam=1.10.3720.10; cog=COG0601; ko=KO:K02033; pfam=PF00528,PF19300; superfamily=161098; transmembrane_helix_parts=Outside_1_9,TMhelix_10_32,Inside_33_129,TMhelix_130_152,Outside_153_166,TMhelix_167_189,Inside_190_275,TMhelix_276_298,Outside_299_317,TMhelix_318_340,Inside_341_351), whose product MIGYALKKLMYGLLVMGGVILVVFVLFNILPGDPARMTMGQRADVQSLEAVRKEFGLDRSKPVQFVLYINDLSPISILDNDSTNQQKYHYAKLMAFDKKALVIKWPYLRSSYQTKRDVTAILSETVPNTFILALTAMIFATIIGVFLGVLSAVYKDSWIDKSANAFAILGISAPSFFAGIIIAWLFGFVLSNYTGLKMSGSLYSYDPFNGEVLTLRNLWLPMITLGLRPLAIIVQLTRSAMLDVLAQDYIRTARAKGLSRNAIIYKHALKNAMNPVITAISGWFASLLAGSFFVEYIFGYNGLGRTTVTALEMSDFPVVMGSILFIAFVFVVINILVDILYAYVDPRVKLS is encoded by the coding sequence ATGATCGGATACGCACTAAAAAAACTGATGTATGGACTGCTGGTAATGGGCGGTGTAATATTGGTTGTTTTTGTGCTGTTTAATATTTTGCCTGGCGATCCCGCACGGATGACGATGGGGCAAAGGGCTGATGTACAATCGCTCGAAGCCGTTCGTAAAGAGTTTGGCTTAGACCGATCTAAACCTGTTCAGTTCGTTTTATATATCAACGATTTATCACCAATTAGCATTCTGGATAACGATAGCACCAATCAACAGAAATATCATTACGCAAAACTGATGGCCTTTGATAAAAAGGCATTGGTGATTAAATGGCCTTACCTCCGTAGTTCTTACCAGACCAAACGTGATGTAACAGCTATACTTTCCGAAACGGTACCGAATACTTTTATCTTGGCTTTAACGGCAATGATTTTTGCAACGATAATCGGTGTGTTTTTGGGTGTGCTTTCAGCAGTTTATAAAGATTCGTGGATTGATAAATCGGCCAATGCATTTGCCATTCTGGGTATATCAGCGCCTTCTTTTTTTGCGGGGATTATTATTGCCTGGCTTTTCGGCTTTGTGCTGAGCAATTATACAGGCTTAAAAATGAGCGGCAGCTTATATTCTTACGATCCCTTTAATGGTGAAGTATTAACCTTAAGAAACCTATGGCTGCCAATGATTACCCTTGGTTTGAGGCCTTTGGCTATTATTGTGCAGTTAACCAGAAGCGCAATGCTCGATGTTTTGGCGCAGGATTATATTAGGACCGCAAGGGCCAAAGGCTTAAGTAGAAATGCCATAATTTATAAACATGCTTTAAAGAATGCTATGAATCCGGTAATTACGGCCATTTCAGGATGGTTTGCCTCATTGCTGGCGGGTTCTTTTTTTGTTGAGTACATTTTCGGTTATAACGGATTAGGCAGAACAACAGTAACCGCTTTGGAAATGTCTGATTTTCCGGTAGTGATGGGTTCTATTCTTTTTATAGCTTTCGTATTTGTAGTCATCAATATTCTGGTTGATATTTTATATGCTTA